DNA from Hippocampus zosterae strain Florida chromosome 18, ASM2543408v3, whole genome shotgun sequence:
ACGGATTAATGATGAAATTCTAAGGAAGCGTTTGTGTCTCTttatatcaggggtgcccattaggtagatcctgatctaccggtagatctaagacaggtcccaagtagatccgaggagtgtcgagaagaaaaaaaacgaacaaccatttctgtgtctttgtacatgttagtaatatatttttgtgttaatatacactgcacactaatcagtctcattttcacccaaaaaaaaattaaataaaataaagcaggtaaatcttaaatttgtgtgtgtgtgtgtgtgtgtgtgtgtgtgtgtgcatgcgcgcgcagGTACGGGTAGATCccatgaggttagttgatcaaaaagtacatcttcgatccaaaatgtttgggcacccctgctttatatTATGAGAAGCTAATTAGCTGCCAAAGTCCCGAGTCCTTAAGAagctgttagcattagcttgagAGTTCCAAAACTTTGGGCACCGTTGAAGATTTTGCGATTGGTTAGTGAGCTAACTGTCTTAACGCTAGCATTGGCTAATGGGCCACTAGCATTAGCTTCATGTGCTGGAAAGTGTCTTTAAAATGTGTCTTCTTGCCAAACTGGAGCAAGATAAATGGACAGTATCCAGTTTAATCTCCCTCATGCGTCCTTTCATAGGAAGCTTTCATTAACTATTAAAattctgtttgtttattttttacgaGCCATGCTAATTAGCTTCTATCATAAAGCTCAGCAATACAGAGCTATTCTACGAGCGTTCTACTCGAATGTTGTCGTGGTGTGTCATTAGTAGCGTGTACAGTTGTGAGGTAGCACTCCTAGCGTCAACTTGTAATGCTAACAAAAACTAATGAGCCGCTACTGTTAGCTTAATTTGATGTaaagtgtttttctttctttctgttgcAGCCTGAGAATCTTCTGCTAGCCAGCAAGTGTAAAAACGCGGCTGTGAAGCTTGCTGACTTCGGCCTGGCCATCGAGGTCCAAGGAGACCAGCAGGCCTGGTTCGGTACGTTGCACCTGTCCGTTTGCCGTTCTGTGGTTGGCgttgtgacatttattttttttttgggtgtgtttagGCTTTGCGGGGACGCCTGGCTATTTGTCTCCGGAGGTTCTGAGGAAGGAAGCGTACGGGAAGCCGGTGGACATCTGGGCGTGTGGTGAGAGCCGCGTTCACAGCGACACGGCCAGGAGTGGTTCATTCGTGCTGCATGACGTGTTCGTGCGCTTGCATAGGCGTGATCCTGTACATCCTCCTGGTGGGTTACCCTCCTTTCTGGGACGAAGACCAGCACAAACTCTACCAGCAGATCAAAGCAGGAGCCTATGATGTGAGCCTTCATCGTGACCCCCGTGACCTCCTCATCCTCGCCCTTCTAACACTCGTGCGTGTGCGTAGTTCCCGTCTCCGGAATGGGACACGGTGACGCCCGAAGCCAAAAATCTGATCAACCAGATGTTGACCATCAATCCGGCCAAGAGGATCACTGCCCAGGAGGCCCTCAAGCACCCGTGGGTCTGCGTACGTATGCTGCCCACTCATGCACGTACACGCGTGCAATGACCGTAATGAAGTTCCATTCCTGGGAGCGACTACTACTAGTTGCTAGTTAGTGGTTGGTGACTTTCTGACGATGTGGTTCTTGGCGCGCTGACGCTGGCGTTGTGTCAACAGCAACGCTCCACGGTGGCGTCCATGATGCACCGGCAGGAGACGGTGGAATGCTTGAAGAAGTTCAACGCCAGGAGGAAGCTGAAGGTGAGCGATCAGCACGCAGCGCTAACCTTGCAACCTCGTAAGCGTGCAATCTTCTcaacttcctcttcctccacgtGGGCagggcgccatcttgaccaCCATGCTTGTCTCCAGGAACTTCTCGGGTGAGACCTCAGATTTATATTTATACTTACAGTGAATATCTATCGTTTACTCTGAATATACTGAATGTTGTGGttgatttgtgttttaattattgtacagtatttaagttGATTTGAATCGATCAAAAGCTGGCGTGTTGTTGTACCTCTCCCATTTATCCACCAGAGGGAGACAATTGATTTTCAAAGTGGCCCGGTTTTTTTAATAGGATAAATTGCGTCATCAGAGCGATGCATGCTCACCCATTTGACtgaacatttttgttctttgacattcGCATAATTCATGAAACGCACTTAAatgtttttacaattatttataTATGATGATACtcttaaaaaatcatttgatcCATTAATTTGTAATGActttttgagttgttttatttacagAAAATCAATGAACCAATTATTTGATGAAATAACGTCACGACAAAAATGGACTTGTGCATTTTGTGACAAAAAGTCAATTAACAAATGAATGAGATGCACAACACTCTGGTTCTGGACCTTTTTATGTGCTTCCAGTTGGCCGTCAGACCACGGCTCCGGCGTCGGTTAGCAACCTGCCAGCAAGTGGCGCCGGCATCGTAGAACAAGGTCCGGACGGCGCCTGCGTGGCCATCTTGCTCTCGGCCTCCCTCGTCTAACCTTTGTCTCCTCCTTTCTTTCTGTGCCGCCACCTTTCATGACCGCCGCGCTTGCCAAGGTAAGCAGCCTTCGCCTTCACTACAACCGTATGACGAGTATTACAAGTTGGAATGAAGTCATtgtagtagaaaaaaaacaatttttgtaGACCAAATTGTGAAACAGTCATTCTGTGCACGAGCGGTTTTAcaaaaaatgatctttttatgaTTTAAACACTTGTTGTAAAATAAACCCACTCTTTTGTCAAGAAACTCTCTTTTTAAAGAAACTCACATGCCGTCTTTGTTATCAAAATCTATTTTTGTGGCAACAAAAGTGTTTTAATCTCTTTGAACAAGCACAAAAAATTGTCTGTTTTTCTACAGGCAAACTTTGAGTTTTGTAAACTCTTGTAAAAGATATTCAAACTTTTTGGGCGTCCAGGTGTGACAACcggcaaacacccccccccccccccatgtgtcCAAATTCTTGCCGTTATGCGGTGTCCAATGCCAATGAGGGTGACCGCTGTCATCTCATCTTGACTGTAAAGTGCGCCGGCGGCACTATTTGGGATTATATGGCAAATGACTTCCTGCTGATCCTGGCGCTGATCTCACGTTATGTGATGGAAGGATCTTTCATGTGCGTGCTCGTGTGCCACTTTCATGTGAGGGAGGAGATCAGGGGGGGGagggatttcttttttctttttttttcttttttcttttaaaagagCGCCACCGATGCGCATAGATGGACACTTGGTGTGTGCCGAGCGAGTAGGGTGTGAGCAGGTTGCGCCATGTGCACGCTCCCAGCTGAGGGTGTGTCTTTTTGCCTCTCCGCAGCAGCCAAGAGCCTCCTCAACAAGAAGGCCGACGCCAAGGTAGGACGTCACACGTCTTTTACAGGTGCAGCGCGTCATGGACGACTCGTCGGTGATCAAATGATCAGCAATGAATTTGATCGCCGACGAGTCGTTTGAACTGAACTCTCCCATCCGTGGCGTCCTCTGTGAAGGCAGATTAGATTAAATTAGTTTggagttgtgtgtgtgcttttgtgtcAGGGCTGGGGGCtatggccttaaaaaaaaaagaaaattggaaaattaaaatgttaaatgcatttttaacatttacacttggaaagaaaaaaaaaacaaaccaagcaAGTTGATCTTTGTTCCATCTCTGGGATTTGCTTCATTTCCCTTCAACACAAAAGCTTTGCAGAAGTAGTATTTGCTCgtcacctttatttatttttatcattttttgaTTGGTGCCAAGCAGGAAATGATGAACGAATCATGTTGCGAGTGTCAGCGGTGCAAATCAGCAACGAcaataaaaatgtgcttttcatGACGACGACGCATTTATCGCctcgcccgtgtgtgtgtgtgtgtgtgttggtgtgaaaAGTTCTGTTGTTTTCGTTGTGGTCGTTTTCATTATGGTTGTCATTGCACGCACATTGTCTTCAATGCAAACGAGTTGAAgggttatttttcattttcgttATTCAGTGCCACAAAATGTAATTGCTGTTTTgtcatatataatttttttttgcgggggggcaTTTCTCCCttttaattttgaaatttaTGGTACTCAAAGTTCCCCTTAAAATGACAGACACTTTAGCATGCACATTTCTTGACATACTTAtttaaacacacgcacgcgagcaccgacacacacacacacacacacacattttgacacATGATTCTTGGAAGCACAAATACTTTGACCGTCAcgcttttacatttttgcacaCTCAATTTGAAACACGCATTgtaagggacacacacacacattttaacaagaGACTCAAAGTTttcgacacacgcacacaaactttGACACTCATACTTTTTGCCACACAAACGATGACATGGTTGCATTTCGAATTTGAAGGTAGTTTATTTTTAGCGTACTGTATTAAGGTGACATACTTTTCCTCGCCCAGTTGGGAATTCTGCGCCTCCCTTTCATTAACCTCCTTCTTCTCTTTCGTCCCGCTTTGACTTCATCCCCTCATCATAGCCCAaaacagccccccacccccagtcaTTCCCCCAACATCACCCAACCTTTGGAGAGTGGTGCTAATCTCAGATTATTTGCCTCCAGATGATTAATCTAACGTTACGTCATCAgtacatacgcacgcacgcgcacacacacaggaatgTCCTGCTTTGCTGGACTCTGTTTGAAAGTCACATGACTTCCACACAGTATGTGACATGTCTTCAactcacatacagtatataatatattaattaAGCATgtggtgttctttttttaatgaccagcAATTTGTGGCCAGGTGTGCAGATGACACCTCTCTTTTGTcgttttcatgatttttaatAAAAGGCACGGCAATATATGAATGGACTAACACTGCTTTGTGTTTGCCACTGGCAGCCATTTTACGTTGCCACTCGCGAAGCCTGTGTAACTTATACTTTGATTTCACCTGTCAGGACAAAACTCTCAATGGACTTTGAGAGTCTCTCGGTACTCTAGAGAGCAATGCTAGCGTGAAACACCGCTGATAGCAAggcgggaaaaaaagttttcaggAATCAGCGGCAACACAAGATGGCTGCTCTCTGGTTTCAGACAGACTTCAATGTCACATGACTAACTCACTATTTGTATGACATCGCTCACTAGTGGCCTGGCAGacgagtttatttttgttttgattggtttatttagttattttttttactactttGGCAtctacacaaaacatttttaatttaaatcgtAGACTACCCACAgactgtcctgttttttttttcccccgttagCCACAGCGTTCCAAATTGCTCCACAAGTGATATTGCACGCTCGGCATGAGTTGTGGTTTTTGCGTGGCGCGTGTTCAGTGTGTTGTTGTGTCACACCTGATGCTGCTGCCTTGTTACCATGGCTGGGGTTGATGTGAGGAAGTTAGTGGGCGGGACCGAACGGGACCAGTCGTGGATGCGAGTTAGTCGAAAAAGCCCTTTGCCACTTTTTTGTGTTTCCTGcagagcaacagcagcagcagcagcaggaacaacaacaacaacacaaacaaagtcaCCAACTCGGTTACATCTGCTGCACTGGTATgccctgtgcgtgtgtgagagtatgTGGAAGAAGAGAGATAAGGAgaccgtgtgcgtgtgttgtatGAATGCGTGCATGTATTTTGGGAGGACACTGCCcttgagtttttttgggggtgttgcAAACGGTTCCTAAACATCCCATCTATTGTGTCAATCATTGATTTGAACATTTGAGCGGCAGTTCGCTCATGTGACGAGTCCCTATACAGTCACCTTGTgctcattagcattagcatgactAATCAATGCTTCTTCCTCATCCAAATTAATCTTTCACAAATTTCTCCCTCTTTCCAATTCATTACAACACTCCACTGctcatcctcatcttcttcctcttcttcccctTTTCATCCTTATCTTGTTCCTGGTCATCGTTCCTTCAGGAGCCTCAGACTACCGTAATCCATAATCCGGTAGATGGGATCAAGGTACTGCATTTTCCCGCCATGTCGTAGTCGCcgcttgccatttttttttttttttgtgtgtgcgtctgcgaGGACTTTTTTTCAGGATCTCTGCCCTGCCTTCCTCGCTCGCTTGCCAGCTGTGTCGTGATTTGGGAGAGACTTTGTCGTTGTAGACTCatgttgtgtgggtgtgtttggggGTGTTCTTGTCCTCGTTAACATGTGTGTTGCTTGCAGGAATCGTCAGACAGCAGTAACACAACAATCGAGGATGAAGATGTGAAAGGTGAGAGATGCTATGCTAACCGCTACAtccaaaatgcaaaaatgttaTAATCATTGACGTACAAAGTAATTACCCATATGTcatttagttgttgttttttttttcctcgaaaaCTCGAGTGCCGTTTTCCTCATTACAAAACACACTCTGAACATTTTTCTCAAGGCGACACTGTATGAATGAATCTTGAATTGACGGATGTTCGGAAAGCCACTCTGGTTGTCATTGAATGCTTCCGACATGTCAAAAGAGTTCTGTGATTGATAATGCAAGGGtggtaccgccccccccccggagGCCACGCCCCTTGCGAGGGAGGAGCTGAGTGAGCTCAGCCTCCCTGGGAGTGGCGAGGAGGCAGGAAGGCTCCTCCGCCGGCATGGCGACCACACATGCGAGCGAGCGCTGGCGCAGGATAACCCGAGCGGGGTGATGAAGATGAGGGTGAGGAGCGTTTGAGTGTAGAAGCAGGGAGCGGAGTCCTTCCATGGAGGAGGGTACAAGTCACTCACTTGAAACGTAAAAATGGCTCACAAGCTCTCGGGTGAGTTGACaccgcgtttttttttgtggcttttgtcAAATCGTAAATCAGTTTGCAACTCTTAAGTCGAACAAGTTTTTGTCGTCGCAACACACCGGAGGGATGACAAAAGAGCAACTTAAAGCAAATACGCCGCGCATCTTATTTTGGAGAAGCGCGTCTTTTCGTTTCCTCGAAATGATGGTGTATGATGGCCTCATGACTTCATCTTCATGATTTTCAGCAACCTTTCTCGTGCTTTTGCAGCTCGCAAGCAGGAGATCATCAAGATGACGGAGCAGCTCATCGAAGCCGTCAACAACGGCGACTTCGAAGCCTACGCGTGAGTTGTGAGATTGACGGGTTGGGTTGGGGGTGTGGGGCGGGGGTCGATCGGGGGAGGGGGATTCGAGCACCATTAGCGCAGAAGCATTAGCGGGATTGACGTGCAAATGTATTTGTCCTCAGAAGATTAAGGAGTAATTACAGGCCGGCTTTGTGAATGTGTGCCTGTTCTTTGTGCTGCGTTCAAAGTCACACACAAATCCCCACAAAGTCACGTCAAAATATGAAAGGTGAACATTGGAATGCATCAAAAGACACCAACAGATGGAAAGGGTGTATTATTTCGAGTGGCGTCTTACTTGTTGTTTGCGATAACCTTATTAGACTGAGCTTTTTTATTTGCGGCCATGTTGatgcttctgctgctgctgttcttCATTTTCTgggttatttgtgtgtgtgcgtctacaGAAAGATTTGCGATCCTGGCCTGACATCCTTCGAGCCCGAGGGCCTCGGCAACCTGGTGGAGGGGATGGACTTCCACCGCTTCTACTTTGACAACCGTGAGAAGAAAACGGCTACGTTCGGACAAACGCAGCTGTGCACTTTTGTAACCACAGCCGCAACTCCCAAACACGACTCCTTCTGATTTGACCACAGAATGCAACACAACTACCGTAACAATCGGACACCACTTCCGCTAAATCAAACGCATCTTATCCTTGGAACATCAGACACAAcaattaaacaataaaacaagaatTATAAAAATCAAACGACAATAACCAAATACAATGAGAACAACAATCAGCAATGACACATAACAATCATACCACTCAAACACAACAGTCATAACAATCAAGCACGACGAACATAATGAAACCAGTTTTGTAAAAGTCAACCACAACCGTCATGACAGTGAAACACAACTTTGACAAACATGacagtcaaacaaaaaataggcTTGTAACATTCATTACAACCATCAAACAGTTAAACGTAACAATCGCAACCACCAAACATGACAATCATAATAACCAAATGCAAAAATCCTAACAATCAAACGGAACGATCATAGAGATCAAATAATACATAAATCGCCGCGATCGAACAAAATGATCATAGCAATGAAACGGCACTTATCCAACTCAAACACAGCACCCATAACAATCAAACGCAGTGATCAGAACgatcataaaaatgaaacataacTAGCATACAGAGTCACAATTTCTACTTTAACAAACATACTCAAACACGAATTATCCAAGCAACATCCACCATAATCGAAACAATCGCAGCTCTCATAACCATCAACGAAACGAACGATAGTTCCTCCGAAGCATAACAATCCGGCACCTCTGCCAACAGTGCTGTCAAAGAACGTGAAGCCCATCCACACGACCATCCTCAACCCACACGTTCACATGATGGGCGAAGACGCAGCCTGCATGGCGTATATCCGCCTGACGCAGTTTGTGGACGCCGGCGGTCGCCCGCgctccagccaatcggaggagACCAGGGTGTGGCAGCGCCGCGATGGACGCTGGCACAACGTTCACTTCCACTGCTCCGGAGCGCACGCTGCACCCCTGGAGGCTTGAGGTATCCCACCGCCACCCGCGCCCTTTCCACACGCTGCATGTCAAACACCGTTTGCACTGTCTGCGTTTACACCAGCTTTTGAAATAggccaaaatcattttttt
Protein-coding regions in this window:
- the LOC127590984 gene encoding calcium/calmodulin-dependent protein kinase type II subunit beta isoform X4; translation: MATTTATTTCTRFTDEYQLYEELGKGAFSVVRRCVKVCSGQEYAAKIINTKKLSARDHQKLEREARICRLLKHSNIVRLHDSISEEGFHYLLFDLVTGGELFEDIVAREYYSEADASHCIQQILEAVLHCHQMGVVHRDLKPENLLLASKCKNAAVKLADFGLAIEVQGDQQAWFGFAGTPGYLSPEVLRKEAYGKPVDIWACGVILYILLVGYPPFWDEDQHKLYQQIKAGAYDFPSPEWDTVTPEAKNLINQMLTINPAKRITAQEALKHPWVCQRSTVASMMHRQETVECLKKFNARRKLKGAILTTMLVSRNFSVGRQTTAPASVSNLPASGAGIVEQAKSLLNKKADAKESSDSSNTTIEDEDVKARKQEIIKMTEQLIEAVNNGDFEAYAKICDPGLTSFEPEGLGNLVEGMDFHRFYFDNLLSKNVKPIHTTILNPHVHMMGEDAACMAYIRLTQFVDAGGRPRSSQSEETRVWQRRDGRWHNVHFHCSGAHAAPLEA
- the LOC127590984 gene encoding calcium/calmodulin-dependent protein kinase type II subunit beta isoform X1 — its product is MATTTATTTCTRFTDEYQLYEELGKGAFSVVRRCVKVCSGQEYAAKIINTKKLSARDHQKLEREARICRLLKHSNIVRLHDSISEEGFHYLLFDLVTGGELFEDIVAREYYSEADASHCIQQILEAVLHCHQMGVVHRDLKPENLLLASKCKNAAVKLADFGLAIEVQGDQQAWFGFAGTPGYLSPEVLRKEAYGKPVDIWACGVILYILLVGYPPFWDEDQHKLYQQIKAGAYDFPSPEWDTVTPEAKNLINQMLTINPAKRITAQEALKHPWVCQRSTVASMMHRQETVECLKKFNARRKLKGAILTTMLVSRNFSVGRQTTAPASVSNLPASGAGIVEQAKSLLNKKADAKSNSSSSSRNNNNNTNKVTNSVTSAALEPQTTVIHNPVDGIKESSDSSNTTIEDEDVKARKQEIIKMTEQLIEAVNNGDFEAYAKICDPGLTSFEPEGLGNLVEGMDFHRFYFDNLLSKNVKPIHTTILNPHVHMMGEDAACMAYIRLTQFVDAGGRPRSSQSEETRVWQRRDGRWHNVHFHCSGAHAAPLEA
- the LOC127590984 gene encoding calcium/calmodulin-dependent protein kinase type II subunit beta isoform X2, coding for MATTTATTTCTRFTDEYQLYEELGKGAFSVVRRCVKVCSGQEYAAKIINTKKLSARDHQKLEREARICRLLKHSNIVRLHDSISEEGFHYLLFDLVTGGELFEDIVAREYYSEADASDCIHQILDSVSHTHQHDIVHRDLKPENLLLASKCKNAAVKLADFGLAIEVQGDQQAWFGFAGTPGYLSPEVLRKEAYGKPVDIWACGVILYILLVGYPPFWDEDQHKLYQQIKAGAYDFPSPEWDTVTPEAKNLINQMLTINPAKRITAQEALKHPWVCQRSTVASMMHRQETVECLKKFNARRKLKGAILTTMLVSRNFSVGRQTTAPASVSNLPASGAGIVEQAKSLLNKKADAKSNSSSSSRNNNNNTNKVTNSVTSAALEPQTTVIHNPVDGIKESSDSSNTTIEDEDVKARKQEIIKMTEQLIEAVNNGDFEAYAKICDPGLTSFEPEGLGNLVEGMDFHRFYFDNLLSKNVKPIHTTILNPHVHMMGEDAACMAYIRLTQFVDAGGRPRSSQSEETRVWQRRDGRWHNVHFHCSGAHAAPLEA
- the LOC127590984 gene encoding calcium/calmodulin-dependent protein kinase type II subunit beta isoform X3 translates to MGVVHRDLKPENLLLASKCKNAAVKLADFGLAIEVQGDQQAWFGFAGTPGYLSPEVLRKEAYGKPVDIWACGVILYILLVGYPPFWDEDQHKLYQQIKAGAYDFPSPEWDTVTPEAKNLINQMLTINPAKRITAQEALKHPWVCQRSTVASMMHRQETVECLKKFNARRKLKGAILTTMLVSRNFSVGRQTTAPASVSNLPASGAGIVEQAKSLLNKKADAKSNSSSSSRNNNNNTNKVTNSVTSAALEPQTTVIHNPVDGIKESSDSSNTTIEDEDVKARKQEIIKMTEQLIEAVNNGDFEAYAKICDPGLTSFEPEGLGNLVEGMDFHRFYFDNLLSKNVKPIHTTILNPHVHMMGEDAACMAYIRLTQFVDAGGRPRSSQSEETRVWQRRDGRWHNVHFHCSGAHAAPLEA